From a single Sinorhizobium sp. RAC02 genomic region:
- a CDS encoding iron ABC transporter permease: protein MPAIAIVVIAATGGTDTWPHLLSNVIPRATLRTLILLAGVGTITAIVGVVTAWLVASCDFPGRRLLSGLLVLPLAIPAYLGAYAFAEFFSFTGPVQTAYRALFGFQTSRDYWFPEVRTTGGAMLVLSSVLYPYIYLAARSMFLMQGRAAADVARTLGAGPLKVFARIQIPMARPAIMVGLTLVAMETLNDIGAVEYLGVQTLTFSIFDTWLNRGSLAGAAQIACVMLLFVICLMVIERAARHRQRFTSQKTTAAVHDSIRLKLGGWKKWAASVACLLPPVIGFAVPVFVLGGYAVRRLDQFASTRLLSALWQSLLVSGSTALAAVLLAFLLAYAARSTRSRLIAAAGRFASFGYGVPGTVLAMGVLIPLATFDNAFDGFLRAHVGISTGLLLSGTGFAIIYACTVRFLTMAEGTIDAGFHKLSPHLDMAARTLGRTSGQTLWSVLLPMMRPATLTAALLVFIETMKELSATIMLRPFNFNTLATLVYEDASRAKVEDAGVPAIIIVAVGLIPVFLVSRSLERKND, encoded by the coding sequence ATGCCGGCCATCGCCATCGTCGTGATCGCGGCAACGGGCGGCACCGATACCTGGCCGCATCTCCTCAGCAACGTCATACCGCGCGCCACGCTGCGCACACTCATTCTGCTGGCCGGCGTCGGCACGATCACGGCGATCGTCGGCGTCGTGACGGCCTGGCTGGTGGCGAGCTGCGACTTTCCCGGCCGCCGACTGCTCTCCGGCCTGCTCGTGCTGCCGCTCGCCATTCCCGCCTATCTCGGCGCCTATGCCTTTGCGGAATTCTTTTCCTTCACCGGGCCGGTGCAGACGGCCTACCGCGCGCTTTTCGGTTTCCAGACGAGCCGTGACTACTGGTTTCCGGAGGTGCGCACCACCGGCGGCGCCATGCTGGTCCTGTCCAGCGTGCTCTATCCCTATATCTACCTCGCCGCCCGCTCGATGTTCCTGATGCAGGGCCGGGCGGCGGCGGATGTGGCGCGCACGCTGGGTGCCGGACCGCTGAAGGTCTTCGCAAGAATCCAGATCCCCATGGCGCGGCCGGCGATCATGGTGGGATTGACGCTCGTCGCCATGGAAACGCTGAACGATATCGGCGCGGTCGAATATCTCGGCGTGCAGACGCTGACCTTCTCGATTTTCGATACCTGGCTCAACCGCGGCAGCCTGGCCGGTGCAGCACAGATCGCCTGCGTCATGCTGCTTTTCGTCATCTGCCTGATGGTGATCGAGCGCGCCGCGCGCCACCGGCAGCGTTTCACCAGCCAGAAGACGACAGCGGCGGTGCACGATTCCATACGCCTCAAGCTTGGCGGCTGGAAGAAATGGGCCGCAAGTGTCGCCTGCCTGCTGCCGCCCGTCATCGGCTTTGCCGTTCCCGTTTTCGTGCTCGGCGGCTATGCCGTGCGCCGGCTGGATCAGTTCGCCTCGACGCGGCTGCTTTCCGCGCTCTGGCAAAGCCTGCTCGTCTCGGGCTCGACGGCCCTTGCCGCGGTGCTGCTCGCCTTCCTGCTTGCCTATGCTGCCCGCTCGACGCGCTCCCGGCTGATCGCTGCCGCCGGGCGCTTCGCATCCTTCGGCTACGGCGTTCCGGGCACGGTGCTGGCCATGGGGGTGCTCATTCCCCTCGCCACGTTCGACAATGCGTTCGATGGCTTTTTGCGCGCACATGTCGGCATCTCGACTGGCCTGCTGCTTTCCGGCACCGGCTTCGCCATCATCTATGCCTGCACGGTCCGTTTCCTGACGATGGCGGAGGGCACGATCGATGCGGGCTTCCACAAGCTCTCGCCGCATCTCGACATGGCTGCCCGCACCCTGGGGCGCACCAGCGGACAAACGCTCTGGAGCGTGCTGCTGCCGATGATGCGGCCGGCGACGCTGACGGCCGCTCTCCTCGTCTTCATCGAGACGATGAAGGAGCTGTCGGCGACGATCATGCTGCGGCCGTTCAATTTCAACACGCTCGCCACCCTCGTCTACGAGGACGCTTCCCGGGCGAAGGTGGAGGATGCGGGTGTGCCCGCCATCATCATCGTGGCGGTCGGGCTTATTCCCGTCTTCCTCGTCTCGCGCTCCCTCGAGCGGAAGAACGATTAA